CTGTGAATTTAATATCAATCGGCGGATATCCGGCTTTCATTAATTCTAAATTTACAAGCAAACGCCCTGTGCGGCCATTACCGTCAATAAAGGGATGAATACCTTCAAATTCAATATGAAACCGTGCAAGCCGGGGAATAATATGCTCTTTACTATTGTTATAGAACTCCAACAACTGCTCCATCTTTGGTTTAATAAGATACGGCTGCGCAGGCTCATGCTTTGCCCCCATAATTCTTACTGGAACCCTTCTATAAACACCGCAGTCATCCTTTTTATCAGCCAGCACCAGATAATGAATTTGCTTTATAACACGCTCCGACAATGGTTCCTGATCTTTCACGAAGTCCCGCACAAGATCAAAAGCTTCTTTATGTCCAATTGCTTCCATGTGATCCTTCAATGGCTTCTGGCCAATAGTCAGACCGCGCAGCACCATATCGGTTTCACGCAACGTCAGCGTATTTCCCTCAATGGCATTGGAATTATAGGTATACTCCACCACAAATTCCTCTGTCAGCCGTTCAACCTCTCCCTCCGTCAAAGGGCGTCTGGAATCCAATTCTGTTTTCTTCCTGTCAATACTTTCAAGCAGATTTTCTACGGACTTATAGCGTCCGTCTTCCGGCTTCCCAGCCTTTGCCGGAATCCTCCAACTGCGCCCCTCACGGATAACGCCTGGAATTTTACCTTCTGAACATAGGATTCGTACTCGTCTATCTGAAATGCCCCATTTCTCTGAGGCCTGTTTTACGGATATATACATCATTCTACACCTCACTTTAAACAATAGTATACCCTGTTTTCGGAATAATAGCAACACCACCGGAATAATACTTTTCCCCTATCGGAATAATGCAAAAAAATCCGGAGGATACAACTTTCTCCTCCGGATAAATATTATGGCCACCTTTGGGACGTTTGATTTATAATAGTTCCGGTCGGTGGTCGTCCACGTACCCCCGTCGGTCTGCCCGGTTATTGTCAGGTTGATAATCGCGCTGTACGGCTGCATGGTCCGGTTATAGACCGCCTCTTCCAAAGAAGCGTAGTTATTCAGGCACACCGTTGCTCTTTGACTGTCCCTTCCGCCGTTCTGCCCCGGCCCGGACCGGCTCACCTCCACCGTGGCGGAAAGCTCTGTGAGCAGACCCAGCGCGTTCTCGTTTTGGGCGCATCGGCAATGGCATGTCAAAGCGCAAACTGGAATAGTGGATTCTACGAGAAAAAAGTTGATGCTTTTCTCCTCCTGTGGTATACTGTTCTCATGAATACAAAGGAGGAAGAATCATGCGGGAGCCAAAGACAAATTTTGCCATGCTGCTGCGTCTGCTGGGTGCGCGCCCGTGCGACGTCTGCGAGGCAGTTGGCGCGGACAAAAGCCTTGTGAGCCGGTGGTGCAATGGCAAGCAAAAGCTGATGCCCGGCCACGGCTGGGTGGACAAGGTGGCCGACTACCTGATCCTGCTGGATGGGCGGCTGCGAGAGCCGGTGCTGAGAGAGGTACTGGCGGCCTACTATCCCGACGAAACGCTGGACACGCCGGAGCTGCAGCGTGTCGTACTTCTGGAATGGCTGGCTGCGATGGGACATCTGCCGGCCCAGCAGCAGACGGACAGGCCGGGGCTGGCCGGCCTTGTGATGGCCAGGGCGGCCGCGCTTTCCACGCCACAGCCTGCCCCCGCACCGGTGGAACCGCCTCAGCCGCTGCCGATGAAAAATGCCGTGGTGTACGGCAGAAAAGGGGTGCAGGGCAGCGCCTTGCAGTACCTTGACCTGGTGCTTGCGCAAACCGAACCGCAGGAAATCCTGTACGTCTGCCCGGAAGGACTGGATATGTACACCCGGGATGAAAAATTCGGTGCGGTACTGATGGACAGGCTGATGGAGGTGTTCGCGGCAGGGCACACCCTGTCGGTAGTGCTGCGCACCGATTATAAAATGACCGACGTTTCTGCCTTTTCCGGGCGGTGGCTGGTAGCACACCTGCTCGGCTACGTGCGCAGCTATTACTTTGATGAGTTTCATAAAACCTACGATGAAAAGATGCTGGTGGTAGTGCGGGACAAGATGGCGATGAAAGTGACGGACAACAGACTGACTGACGACAGCGGCGTCTACACTGCCATTTACTTCGACAAGCCCACGGTGGAGCAGATATGGCAGGAGAGTGCGGGCTACCAAAGCCGGTCAAAGCAGCGGTTCCATTACCATCTGTTCGAGCAGCCGGACGGATATCTGCGGGGCGTGACGCCTCTGCCGGACAGGGCGCACTATCAGTTCGTACGGCTCCCCCATTTCGGGATCAAGGGGGCAGAATGGGGACAGGAGGATTTCAACATTACCGATGCGGAACGCGAAAAACTGCTTCTGGATTTCAGCCCGCTGTGCGTGCCGGCGTCGTATTACGAAGCGCAGACCCCGGTGCGGTATCTGTACTGCGAGGATGATATTGAGGACGCGCTATTAAAGAGCCGGCACGTCTGCCCCGAACTGACCGCCATGCTGGGGCGGCGGGTGGTTATGACGACGCAGACGCTGGTCGACCGTCTGGCGCTGTTGAAAAAAATGCTGGAGCAAAAGAAAGATTTTGAGGTCTGCTTTGTGCGGGACGAGCACTTTAAAAAGCTCACCATGCAGATCGCCTGCTGGGGCGATGTAGCGGCCATAGGCTGGATCGCGGGGGGCAAGAGCACCGCCTGCAAGGACTACACTAACACCAATGCCCTCACCGGCTTTTGTGAATCCATCTGGGCCAAGATTCCCAACATAATGAAAAGCCGCCGCGCGGCCTTGCGAAAGCTGGACACATGGCTGAAAAAGGCAGCGAAGTACGGGTATAGAGTGGAGTAGACCGCTCGTTGGCGCACTGCCCTCCCCATGACCGCTGCTGCAGTGACAGCTGCGCGTCCTGCGGACGCTGAAAAAATGACACGAGCCGGCAGAATGACGGGCACGCAAAAAACTCCATGTGACGATACTTCATCACATGGAGCTTTTCAATCAAGCCTTTTCATACATCTATTTATCAGTACGCAATAACTACTAGCCTGTAAGAAGAGCAGACATCAATACTACGCACTCCACGGTATTACCTCTTCCCAGAAAATTTATAGCTTCAATTCTTTTAATATTACTGCATATTTTCTATAATCAGCTATTGAATTTTGAAAATCTTTTTGAGCTTGTTTCGGTAATGCTTCAATAACTTCTTTCTCAACAAACTCTGCTATTTCTTGCATAGCACTAGCTATGTCTTTTATTATGTGATCAAATGTACCATTTAGCGTATAATGCATTAATCGGTTTCTATATTGATAAATATGTATACTAGCAGTAAATACATATTTCATTTCACATATATTCTTTAACCTCAAAATCCCTGACTTAACATCCACACTTATAAAATCCCCTACTAAATAATCTGAATATTTAGCTTTATTCAAATCAGAAAAAATAAGCGTCCAATGTTCCTGCTCTAACCTATATTTAATAAGTAGCTCTATGCAATTTGCCAAATTCAATATAATATGTTTTACAGTTAATTCATCAAAATCGCCTTGGCTAAATAAATCCAAAAATGGATCTAATTCTACATTTACCATTTCCATTGAATCATGTATATTATTCAAAAAGTAAAGTTCATATTTCATAGCCACCCATTGCTTTCATTTTTTGTTATCTACTTCATATTAGATTCTACATCTAATTTCGGCAAATTATTTAAACTTACCATTTCCAATGTCTGCAGCTGCTGTACTGCTAACTGTCGGAGTAATTCCATCCGCTCTTTCTGATTTTTCCCCTGATTGATCAAAACAGCATTAGAACTCTCCAGATTAGAAAGCACCAGTAATTGATTCAGCGTTGCAGCATCTCTCATGTTACCTTTTAGGGCCGGATTTTCATCCTTCCACTGTTTCGCTATTTTTCCGAACAAAACAACATTCAACACATCCGCCTCATTAGCATAGGTATACGCCACCTGTACAGGTGTTAATTCTGGTGGATTCAGATTTTCTTTTATTGCATCTGTATGTATCCTATAATTCAACTTAGAAATTTCTCTGTTCAAGTTCCAATTCAGGGATAATCGGCTATTCTCATCTGTTTTTAGCCGCCTGTAATCCTTCATAATATACAACTGAAATTCAGGAGAAATCCAAGTTGCAAAAGATATGGCAATATCACTATGGGCATACGTTCCTCCAAAGCGTCCTGCCTTTGAGACAATACCAATAGCATCTGTCGCCTCTATCCATTTTTTAGGCGACATTGTAAAAGCGTTTGCTCCTGCCTGCTTTTTTAACCCCTCGAATTCGAGGGGTTTAAAATCTGGATTGTGTAACCTTTCCCATAATCCCAGAAATTCTATTACATCCCGATTTCTCATCCAGTTTTATATAACTGCTGTCGGGTCATCACTCTTATACCTTGCAATATCTGTCAATGAAATAAATTCATTTTCAAAATCCAATGTATAAATACCGATATCTATTCCATTTGCATGGATTGTATCTTTAATTGCCTTCCCCATTACTCCTCCTGTAATTACATCATAATCTTTTTAAAACGCCTTATCCTTTTTTACTTTAAGGATCTTCTATTGAATAACTGTCTTCATCTTCCCACATTTTCCAATACGCTTCAACATAAAATTGAATACAACTCGGATAACTATATAAATATCTTTTCGTTTATTAAATCACCCCGAAATATTTGAGAGCATCCTTTATCACTTCTAACTTCTCTACAGTCGGATGCTTCTTCGGTTGTTTCAATTTCTCCGCCGCATTAGGCGCATCGTACATTGTCAAACCTAAGACCTCTTTACTTTTGCAATATACGCTGTATGAACTTTAAATCCGTATTTCTTTTCAACATACTCCTGTATCATTTTTTATGTGATTTTCGGTTTCGGCTGATATTTCTTTGCCCGTTCACCGATCTTATCCAAAGGCTCTTTACCTTCGCCTTCTCCGAATTCTAACTTCACATTAATAACACTATCTGGGTGATTTGTGGGACAAAAGTACAACCGTCTCAACGTGCACCGTCCCAGGGAACAGATCCACGCACCCCATCCGTTCCACCTCATACCCTCTCCCCTGCAGCATCTCCAAATCTCTCGCAAGGCTGGTAGGCTTACATGCGATATACACCATCCGCTCCACACCAAAGTTCGTTATCTTCTCCAGCGCCTTCGGGTGCACGCCGTCTCTTGGCGGGTCAATGACGATCAGATCCGGCACTTCCCCGAGTTCATCTATGACCTTCAGCACATCTCCGGACCAGAACGTACAATTGTCAAGCCCATTGAGCTTCGCATTCTCCTTTGCCGCCGCTACAGCCTCCTCCACGATCTCCACACCGACCACCCGCTTGGCCACCGGCGCCAGTATCTGGGCGATAGTGCCGGTGCCGCTGTACAGATCAAAGATCACCTTATCCTTTGTGTCGCCGATATACGTTCTGGCCATTTCGTAAAGCACTTCCGCTCCGAGAGAATTTGTCTGAAAAAAGGAAAACGGCGTGATCTTGAATTTCATCCCGAGCAGCTCTTCGTAAAAGCAGTCCTGTCCGTAAATTATATCTGTCCCCTCGTCCTTCACCACATCCGCCACACTGTCATTTTTCGTGTGGAGGATGCCGGCTATCTTTCCATCAAGCGGAAGGTCAAGCAGCTGTCCTGCCCAATACTCCTGCCCGAATCCACTTTCAAAGTCATATTCTGTTGTCGTCACGATATCTATAAGGATTTCCCCTGTATTCACTGCCTTTCTCACAAGGAGATGACGGAAAAATCCTGTATGTTTCATACGGTGATAATAGGGTAGCCCTGACTTTTTGGCGCAGTCAAGCGTACAGGCCAGTATCTTCCTGTAATCTTCATCAACGATCCTGCAGTCCGCCACATTTACAATGTCGTGGAAGCTGCCTCTTTTATGCATGCCGAGAGCCAGCGGGCCGTCTTTGTATTCGTCCCCGAAGGAGAATTCCATCTTATTGCGGTACTCCTGCCGGGCCGGGCT
This is a stretch of genomic DNA from [Clostridium] hylemonae DSM 15053. It encodes these proteins:
- a CDS encoding Fic family protein, whose amino-acid sequence is MYISVKQASEKWGISDRRVRILCSEGKIPGVIREGRSWRIPAKAGKPEDGRYKSVENLLESIDRKKTELDSRRPLTEGEVERLTEEFVVEYTYNSNAIEGNTLTLRETDMVLRGLTIGQKPLKDHMEAIGHKEAFDLVRDFVKDQEPLSERVIKQIHYLVLADKKDDCGVYRRVPVRIMGAKHEPAQPYLIKPKMEQLLEFYNNSKEHIIPRLARFHIEFEGIHPFIDGNGRTGRLLVNLELMKAGYPPIDIKFTDRIVYYNAFDEYHVKHNLGAMEKLFAGYVNDRLDSCLVMLEE
- the rlmD gene encoding 23S rRNA (uracil(1939)-C(5))-methyltransferase RlmD; amino-acid sequence: MKKGQVYEGVITSVEFPNKGKVFLPDEDKTVTVKNGIPGQKVKFSVSKIRKGKAEGKILEVLRPSELEMTPDCPHFGQCGGCTYQNLPYEEQLKLKESQVKSMMDEAVDGDYVWEGIKPSPARQEYRNKMEFSFGDEYKDGPLALGMHKRGSFHDIVNVADCRIVDEDYRKILACTLDCAKKSGLPYYHRMKHTGFFRHLLVRKAVNTGEILIDIVTTTEYDFESGFGQEYWAGQLLDLPLDGKIAGILHTKNDSVADVVKDEGTDIIYGQDCFYEELLGMKFKITPFSFFQTNSLGAEVLYEMARTYIGDTKDKVIFDLYSGTGTIAQILAPVAKRVVGVEIVEEAVAAAKENAKLNGLDNCTFWSGDVLKVIDELGEVPDLIVIDPPRDGVHPKALEKITNFGVERMVYIACKPTSLARDLEMLQGRGYEVERMGCVDLFPGTVHVETVVLLSHKSPR